A single genomic interval of Primulina huaijiensis isolate GDHJ02 chromosome 7, ASM1229523v2, whole genome shotgun sequence harbors:
- the LOC140981140 gene encoding uncharacterized protein C24B11.05-like isoform X2: MDSCLNSVLGSVSLFDCLLFDLDDTLYSSHTGIGKALKQNVQDFLVEKCGFPESEVVNVNREFFRTYGSSLAGLRASGYDINPDEYHSYVHGRLPYDSIKPNILLRNILETIKLRKMIFTNSDRVHAMKALDRLGIRDCFEKIICFETMNPDILTSRRPEEFPVLLKPSIQAFRIAIDATGIEPRRMVGQAIKSKEADYALETITNMVQLIPEIWQKEESDKRIVPTRNLVVGA; encoded by the exons ATGGATTCTTGCTTGAACTCAGTCCTTGGCTCGGTTTCCCTTTTTGATTGTCTTCtttttg ATTTGGATGACACCCTGTATTCTTCCCACACTGGAATTGGAAAAGCTCTGAAACAAAACGTTCAAG ATTTTCTTGTGGAAAAATGCGGATTCCCAGAATCTGAAGTGGTGAATGTTAACAGAGAGTTCTTCAGAACTTATGGAAGCTCATTGGCTGGCCTCCGA GCTTCAGGTTATGATATTAATCCAGATGAATATCACAG TTACGTACACGGAAGATTGCCATATGATTCGATCAAACCGAACATTCTACTACGCAACATTCTTGAAACGATCAAACTGCGAAAAATG ATTTTCACGAATTCGGACAGAGTTCATGCGATGAAAGCTCTGGATCGCTTAGGAATAAGGGATTGCTTCGAAAAGATCATCTGTTTCGAAACGATGAATCCAGATATATTGACATCTAGGCGTCCTGAGGAATTCCCAGTGCTGCTGAAGCCTTCAATTCAAGCTTTCAGGATCGCCATTGATGCGACGGGGATTGAACCACGACGAATG gTTGGACAAGCAATAAAGAGCAAAGAAGCGGATTATGCGTTGGAAACAATAACCAATATGGTTCAACTGATTCCTGAAATATGGCAAAAAGAAGAGAGTGACAAAAGGATTGTGCCGACTAGAAACTTGGTAGTGGGGGCATAA
- the LOC140981140 gene encoding uncharacterized protein C24B11.05-like isoform X1, which produces MDSCLNSVLGSVSLFDCLLFDLDDTLYSSHTGIGKALKQNVQDFLVEKCGFPESEVVNVNREFFRTYGSSLAGLRASGYDINPDEYHSYVHGRLPYDSIKPNILLRNILETIKLRKMIFTNSDRVHAMKALDRLGIRDCFEKIICFETMNPDILTSRRPEEFPVLLKPSIQAFRIAIDATGIEPRRMLFFDDNVKNVAAGKAMGFRTVLVGQAIKSKEADYALETITNMVQLIPEIWQKEESDKRIVPTRNLVVGA; this is translated from the exons ATGGATTCTTGCTTGAACTCAGTCCTTGGCTCGGTTTCCCTTTTTGATTGTCTTCtttttg ATTTGGATGACACCCTGTATTCTTCCCACACTGGAATTGGAAAAGCTCTGAAACAAAACGTTCAAG ATTTTCTTGTGGAAAAATGCGGATTCCCAGAATCTGAAGTGGTGAATGTTAACAGAGAGTTCTTCAGAACTTATGGAAGCTCATTGGCTGGCCTCCGA GCTTCAGGTTATGATATTAATCCAGATGAATATCACAG TTACGTACACGGAAGATTGCCATATGATTCGATCAAACCGAACATTCTACTACGCAACATTCTTGAAACGATCAAACTGCGAAAAATG ATTTTCACGAATTCGGACAGAGTTCATGCGATGAAAGCTCTGGATCGCTTAGGAATAAGGGATTGCTTCGAAAAGATCATCTGTTTCGAAACGATGAATCCAGATATATTGACATCTAGGCGTCCTGAGGAATTCCCAGTGCTGCTGAAGCCTTCAATTCAAGCTTTCAGGATCGCCATTGATGCGACGGGGATTGAACCACGACGAATG TTGTTTTTTGATGACAATGTGAAGAATGTTGCTGCTGGCAAGGCTATGGGTTTTCGTACTGTTTTG gTTGGACAAGCAATAAAGAGCAAAGAAGCGGATTATGCGTTGGAAACAATAACCAATATGGTTCAACTGATTCCTGAAATATGGCAAAAAGAAGAGAGTGACAAAAGGATTGTGCCGACTAGAAACTTGGTAGTGGGGGCATAA
- the LOC140981686 gene encoding primary amine oxidase-like, with the protein MNPIKSLGLCTIIFFLNFMIFSLVSSHGIHPLDSLAPFELKQVETLVKKSYKNATFHYAGLDQPDKSELLSWLSNGQSKNFPHVRVAFVIARSNSESHLILVDLSRNKIISDKIYDGNGYPMLTIEEQESASKLPLEYAQFIASIEKRGLKLDQIICEVFN; encoded by the coding sequence ATGAATCCCATCAAATCCCTTGGTCTTTGTACCATCATCTTCTTTCTCAATTTCATGATCTTTTCTCTTGTTTCATCACATGGCATCCACCCCTTAGACTCTCTCGCTCCATTCGAGCTCAAGCAAGTCGAAACCTTAGTGAAAAAATCATACAAAAACGCAACTTTTCACTATGCAGGCTTAGACCAGCCAGACAAATCAGAGCTCCTTTCATGGCTATCAAATGGTCAGTCCAAAAACTTCCCACACGTTCGTGTAGCCTTTGTTATCGCACGTAGCAACTCCGAAAGCCATTTAATCTTGGTAGACTTATCGAGAAACAAGATTATATCGGACAAAATATACGATGGCAATGGCTACCCGATGCTCACTATTGAGGAGCAAGAGAGTGCTAGCAAGTTGCCACTTGAATATGCACAATTTATAGCCTCCATTGAGAAAAGAGGGCTTAAGTTAGACCAAATCATTTGTGAAGTATTCAACTAA